One window from the genome of Grus americana isolate bGruAme1 chromosome 14, bGruAme1.mat, whole genome shotgun sequence encodes:
- the HDAC3 gene encoding histone deacetylase 3 isoform X2, producing MTVSFHKYGNYFFPGTGDMYEVGAESGRYYCLNVPLRDGIDDQSYKHLFQPVINQVVDYYQPTCIVLQCGADSLGCDRLGCFNLSIRGHGECVEYVKSFNIPLLVLGGGGYTVRNVARCWTYETSLLVDEAISEELPYSEYFEYFAPDFTLHPDVSTRIENQNSRQYLDQIRQTIFENLKMLNHAPSVQIHDVPSDLLSYDRTDEPDPEERGSEENYSRPEAANEFYDGDHDNDKESDVEI from the exons ATGACAGTGTCGTTTCATAAATATGGGAACTATTTCTTTCCTGGTACAG GTGACATGTATGAAGTTGGCGCAGAGAGCGGTCGTTACTACTGTCTCAACGTGCCTCTACGAGATGGCATTGACGACCAAA GTTATAAACACCTCTTCCAGCCAGTCATTAACCAGGTGGTAGATTACTATCAGCCCACCTGCATAGTATTGCAG TGCGGTGCTGATTCTCTGGGTTGTGACCGTTTGGGTTGTTTTAACCTCAGTATAAGAGGACATGG GGAGTGCGTGGAGTACGTAAAGAGCTTCAACATCCCCTTGCTggtgctgggaggaggtggTTACACAGTCCGCAATGTGGCACGATGCTG GACTTATGAAACGTCATTGCTCGTAGATGAAGCAATCAGCGAAGAGCTCCCATACAGTG AGTACTTTGAATACTTCGCTCCAGACTTCACCCTTCATCCTGACGTCAGTACGAGGATTGAAAATCAAAACTCCAGGCAG TACTTGGATCAGATCAGGCAGACGATATTTGAGAACCTGAAAATGCTGAACCATGCTCCCAGCGTGCAGATCCATGATGTCCCTTCTGACTTGCTCAGCTACGATCGCACAGATGAGCCTGATCCAGAGGAAAGAGGATCTGAGGAAAACTACAGCAG GCCTGAAGCTGCCAACGAGTTTTATGACGGTGACCACGATAATGACAAAGAGAGTGACGTTGAGATCTGA